The window TGGTTGACTAGACATTTTGGGGTGACCCAAAAACAACCATAGAATAGGTTCTGGTACAGTAATATACCATGATATGAACCATCTTTCCCATGAACTTAAATTGTTGGTCAGCGACACGATTTTATATCTAACACTTTCATGAGAAACAAATCCAAAAAGAAGACTTTTTTTAAtatgaagagaaaactaaacaaACTGGGTAGGACAAGGGGATAAGAGTTACTCTTtaccataaaaaaataatgagaaaaaaataCCAATAACATGAAAATCCGCCAGTAATACTGTAAATCCAAAACCTAACCTCCATCTCATCAGAATGCATCCTAACTAAGTGAGGAACCTGCATCCATTAAGAAAAACATTTAGCCAAAAATTCATTCTAATTTTGAAATGCAATACATGAAAGCACAGACCTAATGATCTAACTAGTGAAAATATTACATCACTGGTAGCACAGCAACAAAATTTTGGTGCATAGTTTTAAAGAAATTCATGAACCCAGGGTAGATTAAAATTGAATAATTGCTATAATCTTATGTCATGTAATTTATTACTCTTCCCAAGATGAAATCTAAAGGAAATAATAAAAAGCTGAAGATTTCAACAAAATACTGCAAAGTTGTGTTTGGAAAAATCTTGAGAGTTACACCTATGATTTATAGCATAGCATTAGCCAAAAAAAAATCCAGGATTCAATTGCACATATGCACATGAATAACACAATCACAAAAAGCCTTAGATTTTACCTTGATCTTCTTGCCGGTGTTTACATTAATAATAAACTCGCCCTTGCGGATCACACCCTCGtaaattcttcaacacccaaagCCGGGGGGAGGGAAAATTGAGAAAACAATCCAATAATTTTGTGTAATTTACAAAGTTAACACATTCAAAACAAAATATATGCAGACAAACACACGCAGGGAAAGTGATAAAATGGTTAATGGTGAGAATAAAATGAGTAAATCTCGGTTGTGGAAAAACAAAATGCTCAGGACGGGGAGGAGGGGAGCGCAATATGGGCCCGAGGGACTGGTAACTCTGGGTGGCAAGACTGGTGGGGAGGGGTAGTGAAATGATTTTGTTAGAAAAGAGAGTTGGGGAGTATATTGGGAGGTGACAAAATGCTGAGGAGGGCATTCAGATTGTTGGGATTAGAATCAGACTAGGAGAGAGTCAGGTCTCTCAAAAGTCTGCCATTTGTCACACATTGTTTTTTCCTTTCTCAGTAAAGAACACATATGACCTGGGGAAGGGTAAAGCCACATTGGATTTTACCCATTTCCTTCAGTTTCTGTACTGTTTGATCTCTTTTCTACCTACAATTGGTACCAGTTGTTACATACAGTCATACGAGAGGCGACTTCTATATGTAATCATGTGAGCTCTAAAGTACGTCAACCATTCATGTACGATGATGCAGCCAAGAATTGCTCTCACTCTCATAACAGCCAACTTCTCTCACTTGATACTGCCATATATATGTTGAAAAAGAGTTTGAAGTTATATTACCTTAAATATGTCAACTGGCCAAACCGCCCTTCCTCCAACTTAAATGCCAACGCTACAAGTGGCCCATCAAGACTTCCAGTCAACTCAACCTGAAAGTGCATAGataaattattcaataaaaaaagaaacaagagcACAAATGCAAAATCGGCTTGCAAAATCATTTGCAGGCCTCTCATTGCCACAGCAAGAACTCTTGAGACCTTTTGGTATCATTTAAAATCCTTGGGTTTTTCCCGATGGATTTGCATCAGTTTCTAATTACCACATTCAGAGTTTTGGATCATACCAAGAAGCAAATACAACTGGTAACTTTTCAGTGTTTTGGCGCATTCGGTTGAAACTTGTAAAGGAAGTCCATGCCTTTTAACAGCTCCTTTTCGACTACTCATTTAATTGAGATACGATTACCTTTTCGGCCTCGCTTTGGTGCTTAGTACATGGTCTGTCTAAGGGTGTTCCTCACTTCCTCTAGCTAACATTCAAAGGGATTGGCATGCTTTAGTACATGGTCCTGTTTGTTGGGTGATACCATTTTGTATCCATGTGAGGATATTCCATCCTCTTGTGTACATTCTTCTCTCTcctaataaaatttctttttctatCAAAATAATTTAACCTTCCCTTGACTAAGTTGTGatttatattttgaaaacttATGCAATAGTTATCATCCCGGTTAAATCTAAGttatgttatttttcattttgtatttaCTTTTTCTGCCTGGAGTCTTACAAATGCTACTATAGATGCAAGAAAATGTCCACatgagaatttttaacttttttaaagaTTATGTTTAACTAGTAATTACATTTTAAAAAATCcatgaaaatttaattattcgAGTAATTAACCAAGTTCTTAATTGATGTTTTTCCCCTTTTTCTAGGTTTTACTCTATTCTCCATATATTTTCTTGTATGATTCTTCAAACCAAATATTCTTCTTTCACTCCCACTCAAATATATATCTAATCTATAAATATAAAGAAACTTATAAATCATCATTAAAAAATAGCCTGCAAATTCAGAGGCCAATTGACAATTTATGACAAATAGATCATAATATCAAAGCAAAACAAAGATAAACATCTTACAAATCAGGTACCTTTTCCTCATTCTTTGTTTGGTCAAGGGCATAACTACTAACTTCAATTGGACATGGCAAATAATTAAGTACACCATCCAGAAGTGGCTGTACTCCCTGTATCAGTAACAGAAGACAATGAAAAGCATAAGAGGCAGAAGGTAAAAATAGGGATGCCTGCAAGCATATGCATGTACAAGAGAACCTCTTGGGGGTTTGGGAGTTTGAACTTGAGAGCAAGGATACCAACCCAAGACGAATTGATGATAAAAAGATTCATCAATTACACAAACCCGATCAAAAGGTAACTTAATAAATGATACAAATTACAAAACATTACACGCCACATTAACAGAGCAATCCAGAATATCACAAGCAAGATAGGAGATCGAACACAAATAGGAGACTAGTAGTCAGTAATAGATAGTTATAAACACAGCAGcattctaataaaaatttatcaggacaaaatattttattcctttaTATTTATTGTGTATGGTCATAAATTGACCTGTATTTGATTTCATTTGGGCATATGATGGGATCAAAAATCCCAGACATCTATGATCCAATCAAAACAAACGTAAAGGATCTAGTAGGTTGGGCAACTTAAGCTACCTCTTGCAATATTTGAATATTTTACACTCCTAATATTTTGAGCCATCCTGACAAATATTAAATACCTGCTAACATGATGCATGCCATTTATGATCCCATATGATATGCATACTCAACCATTATAGCAGTTGTGTATTACAGAATGTCGAGGCAACTATGCCAAGAGGATTTAAGTTctcaaaaaaagaaaaggaaaaaaaaaaaaatccaaattaggTGCATTGTGTACATATGGAAAATAAGGATACAACATATTAATAATGTAAAGAGGAGGAATACAGAAAGCAATGACTATATAGCATAGAATACACATAATAACTAAAGGTAATTCAATGGTTGCCTTATTTTTAAAAGCACTACCCATGAACACTGGTACAAACTTCAGTGCTATGGTGGCCCTACGAATTGCTTCCTGCTCAAAGAAAAATGACATCACAATAATAAAActcaatatttaataaaataattaaatattctaaACTACATATAAAGCTAAAGGAGAATGCCGTACATCAACTTCATGATAATCTATTGGTGAAAAACCATAGGCCGAAGTGAGTGAAAAATGCAAGAACTAAGCATCAACGAAGAACCAAAGAACCATGCTTACAACTTTTATTAGCAGAAACCATACATATTACAATATAAGCAATTTTTTTCACTGATAATCATAAAATAACAAGACCACTTCCCATTGACACACCTATGCCTTTACTATTTCTGATACACATCTAGAATGCTCAAGACTTCTATGTAATCAACAATAAAACATCCCAACAAAACAATTGTCAGAGGTAAACCAAATTCGATGCATATCCTATAAATCAAATAATGAACATACCTAATAGAGAAAGCTAGAAAACTCTCTAACTTGATTAGAAGAGTAGGGACTTAAGAAACTGACCCTACCAGCTAGATTAGGATAAATACAACAGATTCAGAAAATATCTTCTCTCTCTACTCAGTTTCAGTTAATACCAAACTTCAATAGGGATGagggaaagggaaaaaaaaaaccgaaaaatgaaaaaagaaaacccACAGACCTGAAGGTCAGCAGGTGATATGggctcatcaccaagaaaagctTCAGCAAGTTGATCATCAACTTCTGACACAGCTTCTATGAGCTCACGCCTTTTTTCTACTTCCAAGGCTTCCATATCTGCAGGCACCTCTTCAGTGACAACTTTTTCACTGAAATAAGCAACAACAGAGCATGCTAAAAGTAAGCcataaggagaattaattttagtaataaaCAGCAATAATTTTGAAACAAACCCATTAGAACCCCGAAAATAGTATGCTTTTAACTGCACAAGATCAACAAGTCCCTCAAAATCATCCTCCAAGCCTATCGGAACTTGCATTGCAGCACTATGATGCCGAAGTTTAGATCGTGCCTGTAAAAGTATAGTCCTCAAATGAGAAAAAAGTTATACAACTATAATGATGATGTAAGCACTTTTGGCTATATTTTGCTATTGTATATATGATCTCTTATCCTCCTTCTCCTTCTATCCGTATTAATGATATTCTTCTTTTGtcaatataaatacaataaaaaagaaaGTATGGTGACAATGATATAATGAATCAAAAGGAAACTAAAAGGATTTCCAGAATGCACAAAGGTAATAACAAATAATACTTACTAAACTACCAAACTAAAATTTGATAGCTTATATATTGCTGCAAAATCTTAATTAATGTGatgctatatacatataaaaattaaGGTGAAGTCATAGAAGATTTTTAGTAAACAGGTTACAGAAGGTTTTATCATGAAAAATCAGCTTTAGAAGAGGTTCAACTTTTTCAAATTCCTTAATTTCTCAAAGATCAGCAACCAAGGGATTGAGGAACCAAATCTGCGAAATTCTCTTCCATAAAATCGTATGAATGGCAATAAAACTATAAAACATATCATCTATACGGTCTTCATTAATCTCCAATGAACCTGATTTAAAACTTTCCATGGATCTGCTCCCATTCGATCAAGCTTGTTAATAAATGCAAGTCTTGGAACCTCGTATCTTCTCATTTGTCAATCTACCGTGATGGACTGACTTTGCACACCACCAACACTACAAAGTACAAGAATAGCACCATCAAGGACACGCAAAACCCTCTCAACTTCAATGGTGAAATCAACGTGACCAGGTGTGTCAATTATGTTAATCTGCAATGACAAATTTCCCAAAAGAAATACAGATACAATTATATTTATACCCAAAAATTAGAAAGTATAAATAATTAGCAAGTCAAAGAGATGAAAGAAGGAAGTCATCAGTACTGCAAGTATAATATAGAATTCTTATTCCAATATTCCAATGTTTCAACATTTCTGACTGTCATCGAGACAATTTACTTTTGCTTAGCAgactaacttttttattttctcaattccaCTTAAGAATGATTACACAGAGAAACCTTTTCAACCTTTTCTCCATTATCCATCATAACTAATAACTAATCCATAACAATAATTAGTATGTTAGGGATTGCAGTAACAGCAGCACTCAAATCTCACTATACATTAAAAGCTCATTAGCTCTTCAAAATTGATTTAATACTTAAATTCAGTCTGAGCTCAGTCAACTCATAACCACATAAAATTCATCCAACTGAATCTCAACTCCAATCATAACTGCAACACTGAAATGAAACTGACTGATTCATCATAGTCACTAGTAGATTGACAGGTACTTCAATACACATTTTCTTTACagaaaacgtaaaaaaaataattactttttgaaaaattagacTAAAATTGGAGTAAATAACtacttttatattgttttatCATTTGAGGAATAGCAAAACAACAAAACCATTTGGAGAAGGGGAACAGTTTATCAATAGCAGAGAAAGAGATATTACCTTATAGTCTTTCCAAGAGCAGTAAGTAGCAGCAGACTGGATAGTGATACCTTTCTCCCTCTCCAAGTCCATGGAATCCATCTTGGCGCCGACGCCGTCTCTGCCCCGAACCTCGTGGATCTCGTGGATACGACCAGTGTAGAAAAGCACTCGCTCCGTCAAAGTTGTCTTGCCAGAGTCGATGTGAGCAGAGATCCCGATGTTGCGTAACCGCTCCATGGACTCCTTCCACCATGGCTCCTTGTCCGCCGCCGCCGCCCTCGCTCGAGCAGCGTTGCCCGACGAGAAGTGCCGCAGGTGGAATGCACCGGCAAGGAGGGACGACGCCGGAGACGGAGACGGCGATGGGG is drawn from Arachis hypogaea cultivar Tifrunner chromosome 12, arahy.Tifrunner.gnm2.J5K5, whole genome shotgun sequence and contains these coding sequences:
- the LOC112726199 gene encoding elongation factor G-2, mitochondrial-like isoform X1, which encodes MRRYEVPRLAFINKLDRMGADPWKVLNQARSKLRHHSAAMQVPIGLEDDFEGLVDLVQLKAYYFRGSNGEKVVTEEVPADMEALEVEKRRELIEAVSEVDDQLAEAFLGDEPISPADLQEAIRRATIALKFVPVFMGSAFKNKGVQPLLDGVLNYLPCPIEVSSYALDQTKNEEKVELTGSLDGPLVALAFKLEEGRFGQLTYLRIYEGVIRKGEFIINVNTGKKIKVPHLVRMHSDEMEVRFWIYSITGGFSCYWYIEPLRAGSPTKFEFENLLVGQAIPSGFIPAIEKGFKEAANSGALIGHPVENLRVVLTDGAAHAVDSSELAFKLASIYAFRQCYTASRPFILEPVMLVELKVPTEFQGAVAGDINKWGSYFILSLFLFSNGLFMILVYL
- the LOC112726199 gene encoding elongation factor G-1, mitochondrial-like isoform X2, whose protein sequence is MRRYEVPRLAFINKLDRMGADPWKVLNQARSKLRHHSAAMQVPIGLEDDFEGLVDLVQLKAYYFRGSNGEKVVTEEVPADMEALEVEKRRELIEAVSEVDDQLAEAFLGDEPISPADLQGVQPLLDGVLNYLPCPIEVSSYALDQTKNEEKVELTGSLDGPLVALAFKLEEGRFGQLTYLRIYEGVIRKGEFIINVNTGKKIKVPHLVRMHSDEMEVRFWIYSITGGFSCYWYIEPLRAGSPTKFEFENLLVGQAIPSGFIPAIEKGFKEAANSGALIGHPVENLRVVLTDGAAHAVDSSELAFKLASIYAFRQCYTASRPFILEPVMLVELKVPTEFQGAVAGDINKWGSYFILSLFLFSNGLFMILVYL